One Candidatus Sulfurimonas baltica DNA segment encodes these proteins:
- a CDS encoding UDP-2,3-diacylglucosamine diphosphatase yields MSHSIEVLEGAFIVSDAHYSNMRPELLDFIKDIHSKKLKPTQLILMGDIFDALFGGVFYTQKINTQVVKLINEISKDVEVIYLEGNHDFNLKKIFPQVKIFPISLQPVTCDYNGKKILLAHGDIESDFGYRIYTSMIRNHLIVYILNIIDTLSGHYILKKLDKHLSKKNDCKEFTGFTKYISDRLEKKYSCDCFIEGHFHQNRTMILEKFTYINLGAFACNQRYFIVKSAKEPELLQEKIFSKGN; encoded by the coding sequence ATGTCCCATAGTATAGAAGTTTTAGAGGGTGCATTTATTGTTTCAGATGCACACTACTCAAATATGCGACCGGAACTTTTAGATTTTATAAAAGATATCCATTCAAAAAAATTGAAACCAACTCAACTGATTCTTATGGGTGATATATTTGATGCTCTGTTTGGCGGAGTTTTTTACACTCAAAAAATAAACACTCAAGTAGTAAAGCTTATAAATGAAATCTCTAAAGATGTAGAGGTGATTTATCTAGAGGGAAATCACGACTTCAATTTAAAGAAAATATTTCCACAAGTAAAAATATTTCCAATTTCATTACAGCCGGTTACATGTGATTATAATGGTAAAAAAATTTTACTAGCACATGGAGATATAGAGTCTGATTTTGGATATAGAATTTATACATCTATGATTAGAAACCATCTTATTGTTTATATATTAAACATAATAGACACTTTGTCTGGGCACTACATATTAAAAAAATTAGATAAACATTTAAGTAAAAAAAATGATTGCAAAGAGTTTACTGGGTTTACTAAATATATATCAGACAGGTTAGAAAAAAAATACAGTTGTGACTGCTTTATAGAAGGGCATTTTCATCAAAACAGAACTATGATACTTGAGAAGTTTACATATATAAATTTAGGTGCTTTTGCTTGCAATCAAAGATATTTTATTGTAAAATCTGCGAAAGAACCAGAGTTATTGCAAGAGAAAATTTTCTCTAAAGGGAATTGA
- a CDS encoding chemotaxis protein, whose amino-acid sequence MTRDESLKVGSNEMELVDFRIFKQEDDNVYEGIYGINVSKVREIIKLPHLTELPGTPDYIEGIFDLRDIVIPVVNLAKWMKIKVPEEAEKNSRVIITEFNNVLIGFIVHDAKRIRRINWSEIEPASFVGDSGTLEGSKITGVTRIEGDNVLLILDLESVVEDLGLYAPDTQSVPAEIEKFTGLALILDDSPTARRIVKEAVVKMGFKVMEAGDGKEGLEKLEEIYKAYGEDVANNLKIIISDVEMPKMDGFHFAANVRDDVRFKGIPIVFNSSISDHFSEARGKEAGGEGYLVKFKAKTFYEEVSRIIRAHMKTGA is encoded by the coding sequence ATGACAAGAGATGAATCACTAAAGGTCGGCTCTAACGAGATGGAGCTTGTAGATTTTCGCATTTTTAAGCAAGAGGATGACAACGTATATGAAGGAATTTATGGTATCAATGTATCAAAAGTTCGTGAAATAATTAAACTACCACATTTAACAGAATTGCCTGGAACACCAGACTACATAGAGGGTATTTTTGATTTAAGAGATATTGTGATTCCTGTTGTTAATTTAGCTAAATGGATGAAAATCAAAGTGCCAGAGGAAGCTGAGAAAAATTCAAGAGTAATTATTACAGAATTCAATAATGTACTTATTGGTTTTATAGTCCATGATGCTAAAAGAATAAGACGAATTAATTGGTCAGAGATAGAGCCAGCATCTTTTGTTGGTGATTCTGGAACACTTGAGGGAAGTAAGATAACAGGTGTTACCAGAATAGAGGGCGACAATGTACTTCTGATTTTGGATTTAGAGAGCGTTGTTGAAGATTTAGGTCTATATGCACCTGACACACAGAGCGTTCCTGCTGAGATAGAAAAATTTACCGGATTAGCACTTATTTTAGATGATAGTCCAACTGCTAGAAGGATTGTAAAAGAAGCAGTTGTTAAAATGGGATTTAAAGTCATGGAAGCCGGAGATGGCAAAGAGGGTCTTGAAAAGCTTGAAGAGATATACAAAGCATATGGAGAAGACGTAGCAAATAATCTTAAAATTATTATTTCTGATGTTGAGATGCCAAAAATGGATGGTTTCCATTTTGCAGCAAATGTCAGAGATGATGTCAGGTTTAAAGGTATTCCAATCGTGTTCAACTCATCTATTAGTGATCACTTTAGTGAAGCTAGGGGTAAAGAAGCAGGCGGAGAGGGTTATTTAGTTAAGTTTAAGGCTAAAACATTTTATGAAGAAGTGTCACGAATAATACGTGCACATATGAAAACAGGAGCGTAA
- a CDS encoding hybrid sensor histidine kinase/response regulator, whose protein sequence is MDEFQEILQDFLVESFELIEQLDQDLVELESRPNDLELLNGIFRVAHTVKGASSFLNFDVLTHLTHHMEDVLNKARHGDLVIDANIMDVILQSIDLMKSLLETIRDTSQDAGIDVSECVARLDRVSGGDGKVETPVAQVPEPVVEETAPEAAPEPTSDESEPDYDNMGADELEAEIERLLNARQEEDKIKRAAKIAAGESVPSLDPDDEDYYSEPEIIAQPVASAPVHVAPASRAKAEPIEDVKAAAPAKKSSTVEQTIRVDVNRLDHLMNLIGELVLAKNRLIKINDDVEERYEGEEFLEELNQVVSIVSLVTTDLQIAVMKTRMLPIGKVFNKFPRMIRDLTRELNKKIELDISGEDTELDKSIVEEVGDPLVHIIRNSCDHGIEIPSVRAEQGKDEQGTIKLTAYNEGNQIIIQIDDDGKGLDADILKNKALEKGLITEKEADNMSDKEAFALIMKPGFSTAAVVTNVSGRGVGMDVVKTNIEKVNGIIDIDSEIGIGTSIKLKIPLTLAIIQALLVGVQEEHYAIPLASVLETVRISKDEIYTVEGRSVMRLRDEVLSLVHIGDIFEVERILDSSEHAYVVVLGLGTSKLGLIVDILVGQEEIVIKSLGDFLKGIEGVAGATIRGDGGVTLIVDVIALMDIAKKVKSTVRNDSAEKAALLSRDKTKRSDYTVMIVDDSKTDRTIMRKALEPLGITLVEAGDGQEALNILKQGDHNFDAMLVDIEMPRMDGYTLANEIKKYNRYKNLPLIAVTSRTGKSDRMRGVESGMVEYITKPYSADYLSSVVQRNINFKSEFL, encoded by the coding sequence ATGGATGAATTTCAGGAGATACTACAGGATTTCTTAGTTGAGTCTTTTGAGCTGATTGAGCAATTAGATCAGGATTTGGTAGAGTTAGAGAGTAGACCTAACGATTTAGAGCTTTTAAATGGGATCTTTCGTGTTGCGCATACTGTTAAAGGTGCATCATCTTTTTTAAATTTTGATGTTTTGACACACTTAACTCACCACATGGAAGATGTTTTAAACAAAGCTAGACATGGCGATTTAGTAATTGATGCAAATATTATGGATGTTATTTTACAATCTATAGATTTGATGAAATCACTTCTTGAGACTATTCGTGATACAAGCCAAGATGCCGGTATAGATGTGTCAGAATGTGTTGCAAGACTAGATAGAGTCAGCGGCGGAGATGGAAAGGTAGAAACTCCAGTAGCACAAGTACCAGAACCTGTTGTGGAAGAGACTGCGCCAGAAGCAGCTCCAGAACCAACAAGCGATGAGAGTGAGCCTGATTATGACAATATGGGTGCAGATGAACTTGAAGCTGAGATAGAGAGGCTTCTAAATGCCAGACAAGAAGAAGATAAGATTAAAAGAGCAGCTAAAATAGCAGCAGGTGAGAGTGTTCCATCTTTAGACCCAGACGATGAAGATTACTACTCAGAGCCAGAAATAATTGCTCAGCCTGTAGCATCAGCTCCAGTACATGTGGCTCCTGCTTCGAGAGCAAAAGCGGAACCAATTGAAGACGTAAAGGCAGCCGCACCTGCAAAAAAATCGAGTACTGTTGAGCAGACAATACGTGTTGATGTAAATAGACTTGACCATCTTATGAATTTAATTGGTGAGTTGGTTCTTGCGAAGAACAGACTTATTAAGATTAATGATGATGTTGAGGAACGCTATGAGGGGGAGGAGTTTCTTGAGGAGTTAAATCAAGTTGTTTCTATTGTTTCTCTTGTTACAACAGACCTACAAATAGCTGTTATGAAGACAAGAATGCTTCCTATTGGCAAAGTATTTAATAAGTTTCCAAGAATGATTCGAGACTTAACTCGTGAACTAAATAAAAAAATTGAACTTGATATCTCCGGTGAAGATACTGAGCTTGACAAATCTATTGTTGAAGAGGTTGGTGATCCTTTAGTCCACATTATCCGAAACTCATGCGATCACGGGATTGAGATCCCATCAGTTCGTGCTGAACAGGGTAAAGATGAGCAGGGTACCATCAAGTTGACTGCATACAATGAAGGCAATCAGATTATTATTCAAATAGATGATGATGGTAAGGGGCTTGACGCAGATATCTTAAAAAATAAAGCTTTGGAAAAAGGTCTTATTACTGAGAAAGAAGCTGATAATATGAGCGATAAAGAGGCTTTTGCCCTTATTATGAAGCCAGGTTTCTCAACAGCAGCTGTAGTTACAAATGTCTCAGGTCGTGGCGTTGGTATGGATGTTGTAAAAACTAATATTGAAAAAGTTAATGGAATCATTGATATTGATAGTGAAATTGGAATTGGAACATCTATTAAGTTAAAGATTCCTCTAACTTTGGCTATTATTCAGGCACTTTTAGTTGGTGTTCAAGAGGAGCATTATGCTATTCCTCTTGCGTCAGTTTTAGAGACTGTTAGAATTTCCAAAGATGAGATTTACACAGTTGAAGGGCGCTCAGTTATGAGACTTCGTGATGAGGTTCTCTCTCTGGTTCATATTGGAGATATTTTTGAGGTTGAGCGTATATTGGACTCAAGCGAGCATGCTTATGTAGTTGTTCTCGGTTTGGGAACAAGCAAGCTTGGCTTGATAGTAGATATACTTGTTGGACAAGAGGAGATTGTTATTAAATCTCTTGGTGATTTCCTAAAAGGTATAGAAGGTGTTGCTGGTGCAACTATCCGTGGCGATGGAGGCGTTACACTAATTGTTGATGTAATAGCTCTTATGGATATAGCCAAAAAAGTAAAATCAACAGTTCGTAATGACAGTGCAGAAAAAGCGGCTCTATTGTCACGCGACAAGACTAAAAGAAGTGATTACACAGTTATGATTGTAGATGACTCTAAAACAGATAGAACAATTATGAGAAAAGCACTTGAACCACTAGGAATTACTTTAGTTGAAGCGGGTGATGGACAAGAAGCACTAAATATTTTAAAGCAGGGTGATCATAATTTTGATGCAATGTTGGTAGATATTGAAATGCCTAGAATGGATGGTTATACTCTTGCTAATGAGATTAAAAAATATAACCGTTACAAAAACTTGCCTCTTATTGCTGTAACATCACGTACTGGTAAGTCAGATCGTATGCGCGGTGTTGAATCTGGAATGGTTGAATATATTACTAAGCCATACTCTGCTGACTACCTATCAAGTGTAGTTCAAAGAAATATTAATTTTAAATCGGAGTTTTTATAA
- a CDS encoding chemotaxis protein CheW produces the protein MSDKLKQIIDKQSAQQNNTGIITDNVVQLVGFVIGEEEYAIPILAIQEIIKPFPWTRVPQVPKHVVGVFNMRGAVIPLIDLRIKFGLTPKKHTDETRFIVMRDGHDIAGFVIDRLTMAIRIKKSDIGPAPDTMNGDDTAIDGVGKQEDRIITILKVNKLLERDF, from the coding sequence ATGAGTGATAAATTAAAACAGATAATTGATAAGCAAAGTGCACAACAAAATAATACAGGCATTATTACTGATAATGTAGTTCAACTTGTCGGATTTGTTATTGGAGAAGAGGAATATGCTATTCCAATTTTAGCAATTCAAGAAATTATTAAGCCTTTTCCATGGACAAGAGTTCCTCAGGTTCCAAAACATGTTGTTGGTGTTTTTAATATGCGTGGGGCAGTTATCCCACTAATAGATCTTCGTATAAAATTTGGGCTAACTCCTAAAAAGCATACTGACGAGACACGTTTTATTGTTATGAGAGATGGGCATGATATTGCAGGTTTTGTAATAGACAGACTTACAATGGCAATAAGAATTAAAAAATCAGACATTGGTCCAGCTCCAGATACAATGAATGGTGACGACACAGCTATTGATGGAGTTGGTAAACAAGAGGATAGAATTATTACTATTCTTAAAGTGAACAAACTGCTAGAAAGAGATTTTTAG
- a CDS encoding MlaE family lipid ABC transporter permease subunit — MYHSSLEIEHSDNKLSLAFTGELTLYNISKYQKQITSINFNGVKIVEIDFSNLFFLDSAASIFIYNLQTQLSSKNIQINLLCNNKEILEILELIKKQKQKTIKISPNKDISIIEKIGIKIHRSYKGFLSLMAFMGELFINILYYFFSIKNIRYKEIAFEINESAIKAVGIVAITSFLIGIVVAYQSAFQLKLFGANVFIVDILGLSILREISPLITAIVIAGRSGSAFTAQIGAMKITEELDAMRTMGFDPYKFLVLPRVIALMIAMPILIFLSDVMAILGGMLVANVDLDITVNLFLDRFSDVIAVKHFYIGIVKGPFFAFFIATIGIYRGLMVKNDTQSIGFNTTKSVVESIFAVIICDALFSIAFTNLGI; from the coding sequence ATGTATCACTCATCTCTTGAAATTGAACATTCAGACAATAAGCTCTCCTTAGCGTTCACGGGAGAGCTTACTCTTTATAATATTTCAAAATATCAGAAACAGATAACTTCTATAAATTTTAATGGTGTTAAAATCGTAGAGATAGACTTTTCAAATCTTTTTTTTTTAGACAGTGCCGCTTCAATTTTTATATACAATTTACAAACCCAACTTTCCTCAAAAAACATACAAATCAATCTGCTTTGCAACAATAAAGAAATATTGGAAATATTAGAATTAATAAAAAAGCAAAAACAAAAAACAATTAAAATTTCACCCAATAAAGATATAAGTATTATAGAAAAGATAGGAATTAAAATTCATAGAAGCTATAAAGGATTTTTATCTTTAATGGCTTTTATGGGTGAGTTATTTATAAATATACTCTATTACTTTTTTTCAATTAAAAATATAAGGTATAAAGAGATTGCTTTTGAGATAAATGAAAGTGCTATAAAAGCAGTTGGCATTGTAGCTATAACTAGTTTTTTGATAGGCATAGTAGTAGCTTATCAGTCAGCATTTCAATTGAAATTGTTCGGGGCAAATGTATTTATAGTTGATATACTAGGGTTGTCAATACTTAGAGAGATATCACCACTTATTACAGCTATAGTAATTGCAGGAAGAAGCGGTTCGGCTTTTACTGCTCAAATAGGTGCTATGAAAATCACTGAGGAACTTGATGCCATGAGAACTATGGGTTTTGACCCATATAAGTTTTTAGTACTTCCTCGTGTAATTGCTTTAATGATAGCCATGCCAATACTTATTTTTTTATCAGATGTAATGGCTATTTTAGGTGGGATGCTTGTGGCAAATGTAGATTTGGATATCACTGTAAATCTTTTTTTAGATAGGTTTAGTGATGTTATTGCGGTAAAACACTTTTATATTGGGATTGTTAAAGGACCGTTCTTTGCTTTTTTTATTGCAACGATAGGAATATACCGAGGATTAATGGTTAAAAATGACACCCAGAGTATAGGATTTAACACAACTAAAAGTGTTGTAGAATCTATTTTTGCTGTCATTATTTGTGATGCACTATTTTCAATAGCCTTTACTAACTTGGGGATATAA
- a CDS encoding ABC transporter ATP-binding protein: protein MSNLIEVRDVSTIFDDRLVHNGVSLSVKEGEIYGLLGPSGCGKTTLLREMVMLQSSYSGSIEVLGHNLHHIKHEEAQQLRRKWGVLFQGGALFSSLSVRDNIALPLIEYTDLSAKMINEIVEFKINIVGLKLQDADLYPSQISGGMKKKAALARSLAMDPKLLFLDEPTSGLDPISAREFDNLILKLRDLLGLTIVMVSHDLQSIYDTLDSVAIIDNKKIVYEGSLDRIKSVESEFIQIFFGNHYE, encoded by the coding sequence ATGAGTAATCTTATAGAAGTTAGAGATGTTAGCACTATTTTTGATGATAGATTGGTGCATAATGGAGTTAGTTTAAGTGTAAAAGAGGGTGAGATTTATGGGCTTTTAGGTCCAAGCGGATGTGGGAAAACTACTCTTCTTCGTGAGATGGTGATGCTTCAAAGTAGTTATAGCGGAAGTATAGAAGTATTAGGACATAACTTACATCATATTAAACATGAAGAAGCTCAGCAGTTAAGACGAAAATGGGGAGTTTTATTTCAAGGAGGAGCACTATTTTCATCGTTAAGTGTAAGAGATAACATTGCACTTCCTCTTATTGAATATACTGATTTGTCTGCAAAGATGATCAATGAGATAGTTGAGTTTAAGATAAATATAGTCGGATTGAAATTGCAAGACGCTGATTTGTATCCATCTCAAATAAGTGGCGGAATGAAGAAAAAAGCAGCCTTGGCACGCTCCTTGGCAATGGATCCAAAACTTCTTTTTTTGGATGAACCCACAAGCGGATTGGACCCTATCTCTGCAAGAGAATTTGATAATTTAATTTTAAAACTTAGAGACCTTTTAGGCTTAACAATTGTAATGGTTTCACACGACTTACAATCAATTTATGATACACTTGATTCTGTTGCAATCATTGACAATAAAAAGATAGTTTATGAAGGAAGTTTAGATAGGATAAAGTCTGTAGAGAGTGAGTTTATACAGATATTTTTTGGGAATCATTATGAATAA